The nucleotide sequence GGCGGCCTGGCGCTCCTCGTTCTGGCGGACCAGGGCCTCGAACTTGGGGTCGTTCCGGAGGATGGCGTCGAAGGTGTCGATGATGATGACGTCCGTGTCCCACATCACTTCGGCGTCCATCAGCCGTTTGAGAAGGTCCATTCGATCGCTCTCCTCGTCGCCGCCCTGGAAGGTGTTGGAGTCGCCGATGTCGGCGTGCAAGAACAGCAGGTTCTCGTCGAGGAGATGCTCGACCATGCCGTAGTCGAGGCTATGCATCTGATCGAGGAAACTGCCAACGGTCAACTCCGTCGAGAGCATCGTGACCGTCTGGCCCTCCTCACAGAGCCCATACGAGAACCGCTGGCTCATGGCTGATTTCCCGGCCCCGTAATCCCCTTCGACGAGGACGATGCTGCCGGGCGGGATGCCGCCACCGAGTTCCTTGTTCAGTCTGTCGCGCTCGTCGAGACCAAGCGAGTACAGGTCAGTCGTTGCGATGCTCATGTGTTGAACTCGAACACCTCCCTGTCGCCGTTGATCGTCACCTGGACGCGGTGATCGCCAGTCGAGAGATCCGGTGCCGAGATCTCCATCCGGATGACGTTGCCCGGCCGCCAGTAGTCGCCGTCGACGACCGTAAAGCCAATATCGGTCCAGTAGGCCCCGTCGACGAGCACGTCCATCCCGGTTCCATCGGCCGGTAACCGCTGGGAACCGGTGTTTTTGACGTACAGCGTGATGTTTCCGTCCCCGTCGATGTCGTAAATCTGGGCACCGCTGTCGCTGATGATCTCGACTTCCGTCCGGACCTCCTGGCTGGCGTCGACGCCGAGATCGTCGACCGCGCCGCTGAGCTGACCGACGGTACTGGTGATCGTCCCCGCGACGCTCGCCGCAACGAGGATGCTCGCGATGAAGATGATCAAGTGCGACGCCGAGACGCTAGCCACTCAGACCCACCTCCGTATCAGCGATGCCCGGGCCGCTGATGACTTTCAGCCGGTCGGGCTGGTTCGGAACGGTCATGTTTGCGGTGAGTCGCTCGCCAGTCGCCCAGATGTCGGTCGAACTGTCGCCACCGACCGCCCGATCGAGAAACGCCGTTTGCAGGGCTCCATCGACCATAAAGTCCGTATCCCCGACACTCAACCCGGTCGCCCCGGTGTTCTCGACGGTCGCGTTCACGTAATATAGCCGATTTCCGGTGAGGTTGTACGCTACCGTCACGTCTGTCAGATTGATCGCCGTATTCTGCTGGGCGAGCAGATCGTCCTGGGCGGCCGACCGGGCGTCGTTGACTGCTTCCATCGAGTTCGAGGCGGCGCTGTAGAAGGTTCCAAAGGCGACGAAAAACGCCACCAGGAGGATCGCCGCCGAACCACTAACGCTGAATCCCATCGGGGCCACCTCCGGTCTGGCGTGGCACCTGCTGGAGGGCGATCGACTCGGCACCGCCGCCGTTGAGCTGGCTCACGTACCGCAGACTCCTGGTGTGGTGGTCGATAGTCAGGCTCGCGGCCTCGCCACCTTCGTCGAAGCCTTTGAGGTACGCCCGCAACTGGTCGGCGACGGACTCGTCGATCCAGTCGATGCGCTCGTAGTAGTCGATAGCCTCCGCCGTATCTCGAACGCCGACCTCCTCGACTAAGAACTCGAGCCACTCGACGACGATCAAGTCGGCGAGGAACCCATCGGGGAGCGCCGTGAGGTACGGCTTCCCGTCGTCGTCGTCCGCTGTCTCTGTCTCCGCCTCGGCGGTCGTCTCGCCCGCCGTCGTGTCGGCTTCTGGCTCGGTCGGTTGCTCGTGGTCGACGGCCTCTTCGGTCGCCGTCTCTTCGGTGGCCAGTTCCTCGGTCGCCGTCTCCTGGTCCGGATCGGCGGTGTCGTCGACCGGCTCCGCTG is from Halorhabdus sp. BNX81 and encodes:
- a CDS encoding ATPase domain-containing protein, producing the protein MSIATTDLYSLGLDERDRLNKELGGGIPPGSIVLVEGDYGAGKSAMSQRFSYGLCEEGQTVTMLSTELTVGSFLDQMHSLDYGMVEHLLDENLLFLHADIGDSNTFQGGDEESDRMDLLKRLMDAEVMWDTDVIIIDTFDAILRNDPKFEALVRQNEERQAALEIISFFRDVIAEGKVIMLTVDPSTLDEDAIGPFRAIADVFIELEMVEVGNDVRRQISVKRFAGMGEQVGDTIGYSVRSGTGIVIESRSVA
- a CDS encoding flagellar protein G; its protein translation is MASVSASHLIIFIASILVAASVAGTITSTVGQLSGAVDDLGVDASQEVRTEVEIISDSGAQIYDIDGDGNITLYVKNTGSQRLPADGTGMDVLVDGAYWTDIGFTVVDGDYWRPGNVIRMEISAPDLSTGDHRVQVTINGDREVFEFNT
- a CDS encoding flagellin → MGFSVSGSAAILLVAFFVAFGTFYSAASNSMEAVNDARSAAQDDLLAQQNTAINLTDVTVAYNLTGNRLYYVNATVENTGATGLSVGDTDFMVDGALQTAFLDRAVGGDSSTDIWATGERLTANMTVPNQPDRLKVISGPGIADTEVGLSG